One region of Bradyrhizobium betae genomic DNA includes:
- a CDS encoding LysR family transcriptional regulator — protein MPELRRMLPSSNALFVFDAAARNGSFTAAAAELNVTQPAVSRMLGQFEEHLGVRLFDRKAGRAVLTEEGELLYRRVLEGFRSIESGLVEIERRRKGTETVTLSVSSAFTTHWLMPRIDKLQRQFPQVDLRFQLISGALRGPVENVDLGMRFRDRDEPSSGGTLVMKEVTLPMCSPGYLGETDPAEGNTIIRLAETPGDWATDYASLLTGRRGAAKALSFTDYAVVVQAALLGQGIALGWLTVTSHWLLTGALVPASETLTTTRRICEFLPPRNRVMRPIAAEIRDWIIAQMQGEIAAIDRLYPKLGAMAACY, from the coding sequence ATGCCTGAGCTCCGCCGGATGCTGCCCTCCAGTAACGCCCTGTTCGTGTTCGACGCAGCGGCGCGCAACGGCAGCTTCACCGCGGCCGCCGCCGAACTGAACGTCACGCAGCCGGCGGTGAGCCGGATGCTCGGACAATTCGAGGAGCATCTCGGCGTGCGCCTGTTCGATCGCAAGGCGGGGCGCGCGGTGCTCACCGAGGAAGGCGAGCTGCTCTATCGCCGCGTGCTCGAAGGCTTTCGCAGCATCGAGAGTGGCCTCGTCGAGATCGAGCGGCGGCGCAAGGGCACCGAGACGGTGACGCTGTCGGTCTCCTCCGCCTTCACCACGCACTGGCTGATGCCGCGCATCGACAAGCTGCAGCGGCAGTTTCCGCAAGTGGATCTGCGCTTTCAGCTCATCTCGGGCGCGCTACGCGGCCCGGTGGAGAATGTCGACCTCGGCATGCGTTTTCGCGATCGCGACGAGCCGTCGTCGGGTGGCACGCTGGTGATGAAGGAAGTCACGTTGCCGATGTGCAGCCCCGGCTATCTCGGCGAGACCGATCCTGCCGAGGGCAACACCATCATTCGTCTCGCCGAGACCCCGGGCGATTGGGCCACGGATTACGCCTCGCTGCTCACCGGGCGCCGCGGCGCGGCCAAGGCGTTGAGCTTCACCGATTATGCCGTCGTGGTGCAGGCCGCGCTGCTCGGCCAGGGCATCGCGCTCGGCTGGCTGACCGTGACCTCGCACTGGCTGCTGACCGGCGCACTGGTGCCGGCGTCAGAGACGCTCACCACCACGCGCCGCATCTGCGAATTCCTGCCTCCGCGCAACCGCGTGATGCGCCCCATCGCCGCCGAGATCCGCGACTGGATCATCGCGCAGATGCAAGGCGAGATCGCCGCGATCGACCGGCTCTACCCGAAGCTCGGCGCGATGGCGGCGTGTTATTGA